From Bradyrhizobium erythrophlei:
AACCGCGACAGCTACACGCTTGGAATGGCTGGCCAGGCCGACATGGACCAGAGCGGCGCCGTCGCGCCGCCGTCGTCCGATCTTCGGACTGCGGAGTTTCTCGGTCGCCGGGTGGCCGAGGTCGCGCAGGAGCTATCGGCTGGCCGGGCGATGCTCGGCCGGCGAGCCAACCGCGGCGTTTCCGGTGGTGCCGACAATCAGGATCCGGAAGGCCGGGGCGTGATGGCATCCAAACGCAATCGAGGCACCACTGGACTGGTCACCGCCTAAGGATTGGCGCCGATCCGATTCCAAATCAGAAGGACACAGACGATGGCTGACAAGCTGATAAAGATACCGGGGCCCGACCACCCGATTTCGGTCGAAGCGAACCCATCTCGCGTCGTGGTCAAAGTCGGCGGAAAGATCATCGCCGACACCCACGATGCGTTGACGCTTCGCGAGGCGTCCTATCCACCCGTTCAATATATCCCCCGCCGCGACGTCGACATGGCCGCACTCACACGCAGCGAGCATACTACCTACTGCCCCTACAAGGGCGACGCGTCCTACTACAGCATTCCAGCGGGCGGGGATCGTTCACGCAACGCAGTGTGGACGTATGAGATGCCGTTTGAAGCGATGGCGCTGATCAAGGATTACGTCGCGTTTTACCCGGGCCGTGTCGACGAGATCAGTTAAGTGGCGCTCCCGACCTTGCTTTGACGGCATGTCGATGCACGTCGTGAGGAGTCGTTCGGAGTGAAATTGCGGCTCCCCTCTCACGCCGGGTGACCCAAAGGAGAAAGAACAGATGACGATGGCAAAGCGTACCGCACTTGTCACAGGAGCCTCCGGCCTGGCCGGCGGCTACATGCTGGCTCACCTGCTTAAGCAGGGCGGCTGGGATGTCATCGCGGTGTCGCGCCGCAAGCCGCGGATTGGTGGCGACTACAGGCACATCGCCGTGGATCTTCTCGATCCGGCCGACTGCCAGGCCAAACTTGGGCCGCTCATGAACATTACGCATTTGTTCTATCTGGCGATCACGGAGCGGGCGGATCCCGGTGAGACGATTTCGGCGAACGCCAACATGTTCTTCAACCTCGTCAAGACCGTCGAGGCCGCTTCACCCATGCTCGAGCATGTTCATCTCTCTCAGGGCACCAGGTGGTACGGAAATCACCTCGGCCCCTACAAGACCCCGACCAGGGAGGATGATCCGCGGCACATGCCGCCGAATTTCTATTACGACCAGCAGGACTTTCTCGAAGAATTCCAGCAAGGAAAGCGCTGGACCTGGTCGGTCGGGCGTCCGCACGCGGTCTGCGGTTTCTCCACGGGAGGACCGATGAACCTGACTCTGGCGATCGCTGTCTATGCCAATATCTGCAAGGCGCTGAGGCTGCCTCTCAGTTTTCCGGGCAAGCCAGGCGCGTACACCGCGCTCTATCAGTGCACCGACGCCGCTCTTCTGGCAAAGGCCGTCGAGTGGATGGCGACCGATCCGAAATGCGCCAACCAGGCTTTCAACATCACCAACAGTGATCTCATCAGGTGGCAGAACCTGTGGCCCAGATTCGCCAACTTCTTCGGAATGGAGCTGGCGCCGCCACGACACATCAACCTTGCGCGGACCATGGCCGACAAGGGGCCGGTCTGGGAAAAAATCGTCGAAAAGAACGGATTGCAGAAATTTCGCTTCGAAGAGATCGCGGCCTGGGGCTACCCGGATGGCGTGTTCGCTTCCGACTACGATATCGTCTCCGATACCAGCAAGGCCCGCCGTTTCGGATTCCACGACCTCGTGGACACCGAGGAAATGTTTTTCCGGATGTTCTCGGATTTTCGGCGTGAGCGGATCATTCCGTGACCCGCCAAACCCTCTCGCAGAAGAGGCGCAACCGCGGAACAAGTGGCCCGCCTTTTGACGAAAGATCTGGCTTGCCCTCGATGGATGGTATCGTGGTGTCACTTGTGCCGGAGCGGCAGATGTTCCGGGGAGGCCGCGTTCAGCATGCTTCCACGCGCGATCAACTCGTCCAAGAGAAATGCCTTGAGAAGCGAGGACGTGTTTGCCCTGTTGTAGCCGATCACCAGATCGATCGTCGGCGCTTCGCCTCGTAGCGGGCGGCTGACGACCGACGGCGGAAGAAGATTTCGCGCATACAGCGGCAACAGGGCGAGGCCGCGCGTGGAGACGATCATTGAGACCGCCATTGAAATATTATCAACCTCATGGTCGGGAGTAAGATCGAGTCTGGCGCGCGCCCCGTAGCCGTCGATAACGGCCCTGAGAGCAGGTGATGTCGTCTTGGGAACACTGATGAAGGTTTCACGCGGAATGTCTCGCGGGCGAATAGTATCGCGTGTGGCGAGGCGATGATCGCTGGGCAGAAAGACGACGAGGGGCTCCTTGGTCAACAGCTTGAATGCCAGGCCAGGCACGTGGTCTTCCCGCCGGAGAAAGGCCACGTCAAGTTTGCCCTGCAGCAGCCCCCTCGCAAGGTCAGGCGATAGTTGGCTGTGCACGATGACTTCGATGTTTGGTTGATCGTCGCGGAGAATCCTCAGGGCTTCGGGAAGCCACGTCACCTCGTGCCCGGTCAGAAATCCAAGCACGAATGATTCCTTGGCGACCTGGGACGCTCGCCGGGCCGCTTCGCCAGCAACCTCGACCTGCGACAGCACCAGACGGGCATGATCGAGAAAAACGCGGCCTGCCGGGGTCAGTTCAATTCCACGCGGACCGCGGATCAGTAGTTGGGCGCCGTCCTCCAGCTCCAGATCGCGGATCTGCCGGCTGAGTGACGGCTGGGCGGTGTGAAGCCGCCGCTCGGCCGCCAGCGTCAGGCTGCCTTCCTCAGCCACAGCAATGAAATAGCGCAGATGACGCAGTTCCATGTTTAACTCATGCTTTCAAAGTATGGCATGGACCCTACAAAGTCTTTCTCCATTCCGCCAGAGCCACCTACATCACCCAAAGCCTAACGAGCGGAAATACGCCGCTGTCTCCCAAACCCTTGGTCGGAATGACCTGCCGAGCAAGGCTTTTCAGCAATCTCTCACTCCAGGAGAAACTGCATATGACCGCCCCCGTTGTCCTGATTACCGGCGCCTTGACCGGCATTGGCCGTGCCACGGCGCTGGCCTTCGCCCAGGAGGGCGCCCGGATTGTTGTCTCCGGCCGCCGCGACCAGGAGGGACAAGCCCTGACCCAGGAGCTCCGCGCCCTCGGCGTTGAGGCTGAATTCATCCGCGCCGACGTTCGCCATGAAAACGATGTCCGCAACCTGCTCGACAAGACCGTGGCCGGCTTCGGCCGGCTTGACGTCGCGGTCAACAACGCCGGCACCGAGGGCAAGCCCGGGCCGGTGACGGAGCAGACCGCCGAAAGCTACGCGGCCACGTTCGACACCAACGTGCTCGGCGTGCTGCTCAGCATGAAGCATGAGATGCGGGTGATGCAGGCGCAAGGCAGCGGCAGCATCGTGAACCTGTCGTCGACCATGGGACATCGCGGCGCGCCGGGCGCCTCGCTCTATACCGCGAGCAAGCACGCGGTCGAAGGGCTGACGAAATCCGCGGCGCTCGAAGGAGCGGCATCAGGCGTTCGCGTCAATGCGGTCGCGCCCGGTCCCGTCGAAACCGGAATGCTGGACCGGTTCACCGGCTCTGCCGAGCGAAAGGCCGGACTTGTCGCAGGCGTGCCGCTCAAGCGTGTGGGCACGCCTACGGAGATCGCCGATGCTATCGTGTTCGTCGCTTCTCCCAAGGCGTCATTCATCACCGGCCAGATCATTGCCGTGAACGGCGGCAAGACCGCTTCGTAAATTCTGCACCCCGAAAACAGCACCATCACAAAGCTCGCAATGATCAAGGTATCATCGGCGTCCGTTCGTCATACCGTGGCGGGCTGGACCGAGCCTCCGGCGGGCGGGCGGTTCGCCCTCGGGCGCCGCGCGAGTCTGTTCGTGTCGGCGGGCGTGGTCGGTCATACGCTATGGACAAGTGCGGCGCCCGCGCTCACCTACGGGCTTTATGCCGAGGAGTGGCATCTCACCCATACGGCGATAGCGGCGATCTTCGCCATCTATCCGATCGCCGTCGTCGTCATGCTGCTCGGCTTCGGCGGCATTTCCGACCAGATTGGCCGCCGCACGACCATGTTGGCGGGGCTCTGGGCTTCGCTCGCCGGCGCGCTGCTGTTTGCGGTCGCACCCGACGTGTGGTGGGTATTCGCAGGACGTGCGCTGATGGGCATCGGCGTCGGCCTTGCTGCGAGCCCGTCGACTGCCGCGATCCTGGAGTTCACGAGCCCGGAACGCGCGAAGAGCGCGGCCTCGGTCACGATGGGGGCGCAGGCAATTGGCTTCGCCACGGCTTTGCTGCTCGGCGGCGCCTTGACGCAATACGGGCCATGGCCGACCCGCCTTTGCTTCTGGGTGCTTGCGGTCTTCCTCATCGTCCTTCTGATCGGGACGTGGCTCTTGCCGCGTCATACGCCCGGCGGTAGGGGCGGCGACTGGCGCTCGAGAATGCCATCCGTTCCGAAGCACGTGCGTCGGGCTTTCGCGATGACATCGACTGCGATGGTCGCGGCCTATGCGTTCGGCGTCCTGGTGCTCTCGCTCGGCGGCCAGGTCGAGCATGATCTGATCGGTTCGCCCAACGCCCTTCTCAACAGCGCCGTCCTTTCATTGTTTCCCATCGTGATGGGCGCGATCGGGATCGTGGCTCGGCCGCTTTCGCCGCGGCGGGCGCTGATCGTCGGCGCGCTGATCTCCGGTGCGGGCATGGTGCTGCTCATCCTGGCGGTCAGCTTGCGCGATCTAGTTATCTATTTGCTGGCGACGGCCGCTGCGGGTGGCGCATACAGCCTGTTGTTTGTCGGCGGTCTGCAAGTGATCAGCGTGACGGCTCCCGAGCGTCACCGCGGCGGCATCCTCGCCGCGCTCTATCTCCTGAGTTACCTGTCGATGGGCGCGCTCGCGCTCGCTCTCGGCGCGCTCGCGACGGCGAGGGGGCTTAGTCTGGCCGTCGATCTCGGTGCGGCAGCGATCATTCTGATGAATGTTGCCACGCTCGTATTCGCAACGACGAAGCCCACCATAACCCCATCCGCGGCCTCGCCTGCATCGACATGAGGACCACGCGAACGTTCGCGCGTCCGTCGGAATCACGACGGACCTGAGGTCCTGTCGGGCAGGAGGAGAAGCAGCCCGACGACTGCGAGCAGCATCAGTACGTTCCAAAAGGCGACCGCACCAAACGCCTGGACATAGGATGCCGTCTGGCTGAGGCCTCTTGATCCGGCACCAGAAAGGGTCAGAAAAAAAGGAACCTCCAGTGCTGCTACCCCCAATGCATTGCCGCCGCGCTGCATCGTCGTCAGGACCCCAGCTGCGGATCCGACGTGGCGGTCATGGATGCCGCTCATCACCGCATTCAGTATTGGCGTCATGAAGAGGCCCATACCGATACCAACGAGCAACAAGGACGGAAGAAGCCATGGGGCTGGAAGCGGATCGACTGTCCAGCACAGGACTAGCGTAAGAAGCATCCCGACCAGGTCCACGAGGACGCCTGCCATCATGATACGGCGCACCCCGAACGACGTTAGCCGACTTGCAATCGGCGAAACGATTCCGAACGCCCCACCGAGGATTGCCAGGCTTCCCGCCGTGGCCAGCGGCGAGTGCCCATATCCCGTCTGCATCAGCAACACGTAGGAGAAGCTGAAGGGCGTCGTGGATCCCCAGAAGAAAAGGATCAGAAGTGCGCCGATATTGAACGCACGGTCGCCAAACAGGTCGGTCTCGAGCAGGGGAGAGAGTCCGTGCCGCGATTTCCAGCGCTGGTGGAGATAGAACCCCACGAAAGCAACCGGGGACGCAGCCAGCATCGCGACCGGCCAGCCGGCCCAGCCGCGCTCCGGTCCCTCGACCAACGGCAGCATCAATAGCAACATGGCGAGTGTGCTTAGCGCGACACCCGTAAGGTCAAGCCGCTTGCGCTCGCCGGAACGCACGTCTGCCAGCACCAGCGGCGTCAGGAAAATGGCCACGATCCCAATTGGGAGGTTCACCAGAAAGACCGTGCGCCAAGCAAGGCCGAAGAGGTCAGCTTGGATCAGGACTCCCCCAAGGACAAGCCCTGCGACGTTGGCAAGGCCTATCGCTACGCCCATCGCGCCGAACGCCGCCCTACGCTCGCCGCCATCGGCAAAGGACATTCGCACCAACGCAAAGACCTGGGGCGAGAGCATCGCCGCGGAGGCGCCCTGCAGCAGCCTGCCGACAATAAGAATCTCGATGTTCGGCGCGACCCCGCAGATGAACGACGTCAGCGTGAACGCTCCAAAGGCCGCCATGAACACACGACGCTGGCCGTAGATGTCGCCAAGTCGTCCCCCGGTGATCATTCCGGCGGAAAAGGCCAGTGCGTAGGTTGCTACCGTGAGTTCGGCCTCGCCGAAGCTCGCGTCTAGCGTAGTTCTGATTGACGGAATCGCAATGTTGACGATCGAGTTGTCCATGACCGTCACAAAAATGCCCGAGAGGACGACGGCGAGGGCGACCCAGCGGCGGGCGCCGATGCCCGGGCTGGCGACCTCTGCGCTCGGTTCGTGGTCGCTCAAAGAGTGACGACGATCTTGCCGAATTGGCCGCTGTTCTCCAGATAGCGATGCACTTCCACCATATCGTCGAACTTGAATATGCGATCGATGACCGGCTTGAGCGCGCCGCTCGCAAGACCCCTGGTAACGTAATCCACCGCCGCTTTCCGGCGAGCCTCGTCGCCAGTGACCAGCCGGATGCTGTACCCTTTGACGATCGTCATCTTGCGGATCATCTCCAGCACCGGGATCGGGGTGTCATCCTCGCTCAGCGCGCCGTAGATGTAGACGATGCCCTCATTGGTCAGCGCGGCGATCAGCTTGGCCAGGTCCGCGCCGCCCACGGGATCGAAGGCGACCCGTGCGCCATGGCCGTTGGTGATGCGCATCACCTCGGCGACCATGTCTTGCTCCCTTGTTGCAACGACATGGGCTGCGCCGGCCTCGTGCAGCCGCTTTTTCTTGTCCGAAGTGCGGGTCAGCGCGATGGGGGTCGCGCCGGCTTGGTTGGCAATTTGAATCGCCGCCAGGCCGACGCTGCTCGAAGCTGCGGGAATGATGACGAAGTCGCCAGTCTTCACGTGGGCGTCGAAGACGAGCGCGCCGTAGGCCGTGATGAACATCATCCAGACCGACGCCGCTTCGACGAACGAAAGCGACGCTGGATGCTTCACGATGGCATGATCGGGGGCGAGGATGACCTCTCCGTAGGTGAAGTACCTGTTCAGGGAGAAGGCCGGAATCGTGCTGACGCTGTCGCCCACGGCAAAATCGGCGACATCCTTGCCAGCGGCATCGACCACACCTGCGCAATCATATCCGAGACCAGCCGGAAATATCGGGGATTCGACGTATTTATCGTTACGCCACATCGACTCGGCGCGGTTGATGCCGATTGCTTTCACCTTGATGCGAACTTCGTGCGGGCCGGGAGCGGGCACTTCCATTTCAATGAATTCGAGAACTTCAGGCCCTCCGGCCTTTGCGAATTTGATGGTGCGGGACATGATGCCTCCGGCAAGTCGGGTAGGAGTTAAGCTATTCGGCACGCGCGCGAACGGCAGTCTGCGTCGAGCCGGTGACGAGGGCGCCTTTAGAGAAGGTGTCCGGAAAGGTGGAGGATCTGTTCCGTTCCGGTCAGGAGGCACACGAAGCCCTTGCTCGCTTTGAGCCGGATCGGCTGCACCGCCTGATAGGCGTCGGAGTGATAGAAGTTCTTCACGGCCTCGGGGCTATCGAACTCGACGATAACCCGGCGGCGCTGCGGGATGACGCCATCCAGCGGTTGCGCGTCTTCGCCGCGCACGAGAATCCTGCCGCCGTGCGCTGCGATGATGCCCGGAACGCTCGTGCGGTAGGCCTCGTAGGCCGCCGGATCGGTGATCTCGATTTCGACAAAGAAATACCCTTTGGGCACGGTTTAACTCCTGTATTGGCCGGCAATCAGTCGCGAGGCTGCTTTCGCGCTATGCGCTCATACTGGATCGCGACGAAACCACATCCTTCCAGCGCGTTAGCGCCCGGTGCCCCTCCGGAATCGAGACGTCGAGCGCCTTCGCGAAATCGATGGTCACCAGTGCAGTGATGTCTGCCGCCGAAAACCGCTCGCCGGCGACGAAGGGCACCTGTTCGAGCCGTGCGTTCAGATCGGCGAGAAAGTTCTGCACGCGCAGCACGCTGCGGTCGACCAACCCCGGGATTTGCTCATAGCCATGCGGTCCGGCGATGGCGCGGCCCTTGAGCCTCTCCATCTTGTTGCGCACGCCTTCCATCACCGCCGCAAAGCCTTCGAGCTCGGCGAACCGCTCCCACATCACGACCAGGCCCTTGTCCTTCGACGTGGCGCCCAATAGGGGCGTGTCGGGAAAGGCTTCATCGAGATACCGCATGATGGCCGGTACCTCTACGATGGTGGTGCCATCTTCGAGCACCAGGGCCGGCACCACGAGGCGGGGATTGATGGCCCTGTAGGCTTCCGAGTGTTGCTCGCCCGCGCCGAGATCGACAGAAATCAGCGTCGGCTTGAGTCCCTTCTCGGCCAGGAAAATTCGGACACGCCGCGAATTGGGCGAGTTGATGGCGTGGTAAAGCTTCAACATGTCTGACATCTCGTGACTCCTTGTGTTCGATCAGGATGGCCACCGTGAGCAATCGTGATCATCTCTCGTTCTCGCGTTAGACCTGCGCTCTGCCGCCATCGGCGAACAGTTCGATCCCTGTGACGAAGCTGGAGTCGTCCGAGCCCAGAAACAGCGCGACCTTGGCGATCTCTTCGGGCTCCGCCATGCGGCCCATCGGGACGGTCGTGACGATGCGCGCGATGGCCTCAGGCGGCTGCAGCGCCACCTGCGGGGTGA
This genomic window contains:
- a CDS encoding DUF427 domain-containing protein — its product is MADKLIKIPGPDHPISVEANPSRVVVKVGGKIIADTHDALTLREASYPPVQYIPRRDVDMAALTRSEHTTYCPYKGDASYYSIPAGGDRSRNAVWTYEMPFEAMALIKDYVAFYPGRVDEIS
- a CDS encoding SDR family oxidoreductase, giving the protein MTMAKRTALVTGASGLAGGYMLAHLLKQGGWDVIAVSRRKPRIGGDYRHIAVDLLDPADCQAKLGPLMNITHLFYLAITERADPGETISANANMFFNLVKTVEAASPMLEHVHLSQGTRWYGNHLGPYKTPTREDDPRHMPPNFYYDQQDFLEEFQQGKRWTWSVGRPHAVCGFSTGGPMNLTLAIAVYANICKALRLPLSFPGKPGAYTALYQCTDAALLAKAVEWMATDPKCANQAFNITNSDLIRWQNLWPRFANFFGMELAPPRHINLARTMADKGPVWEKIVEKNGLQKFRFEEIAAWGYPDGVFASDYDIVSDTSKARRFGFHDLVDTEEMFFRMFSDFRRERIIP
- a CDS encoding LysR family transcriptional regulator — protein: MELRHLRYFIAVAEEGSLTLAAERRLHTAQPSLSRQIRDLELEDGAQLLIRGPRGIELTPAGRVFLDHARLVLSQVEVAGEAARRASQVAKESFVLGFLTGHEVTWLPEALRILRDDQPNIEVIVHSQLSPDLARGLLQGKLDVAFLRREDHVPGLAFKLLTKEPLVVFLPSDHRLATRDTIRPRDIPRETFISVPKTTSPALRAVIDGYGARARLDLTPDHEVDNISMAVSMIVSTRGLALLPLYARNLLPPSVVSRPLRGEAPTIDLVIGYNRANTSSLLKAFLLDELIARGSMLNAASPEHLPLRHK
- a CDS encoding SDR family NAD(P)-dependent oxidoreductase, producing the protein MTAPVVLITGALTGIGRATALAFAQEGARIVVSGRRDQEGQALTQELRALGVEAEFIRADVRHENDVRNLLDKTVAGFGRLDVAVNNAGTEGKPGPVTEQTAESYAATFDTNVLGVLLSMKHEMRVMQAQGSGSIVNLSSTMGHRGAPGASLYTASKHAVEGLTKSAALEGAASGVRVNAVAPGPVETGMLDRFTGSAERKAGLVAGVPLKRVGTPTEIADAIVFVASPKASFITGQIIAVNGGKTAS
- a CDS encoding MFS transporter, whose translation is MIKVSSASVRHTVAGWTEPPAGGRFALGRRASLFVSAGVVGHTLWTSAAPALTYGLYAEEWHLTHTAIAAIFAIYPIAVVVMLLGFGGISDQIGRRTTMLAGLWASLAGALLFAVAPDVWWVFAGRALMGIGVGLAASPSTAAILEFTSPERAKSAASVTMGAQAIGFATALLLGGALTQYGPWPTRLCFWVLAVFLIVLLIGTWLLPRHTPGGRGGDWRSRMPSVPKHVRRAFAMTSTAMVAAYAFGVLVLSLGGQVEHDLIGSPNALLNSAVLSLFPIVMGAIGIVARPLSPRRALIVGALISGAGMVLLILAVSLRDLVIYLLATAAAGGAYSLLFVGGLQVISVTAPERHRGGILAALYLLSYLSMGALALALGALATARGLSLAVDLGAAAIILMNVATLVFATTKPTITPSAASPAST
- a CDS encoding MFS transporter, with protein sequence MSDHEPSAEVASPGIGARRWVALAVVLSGIFVTVMDNSIVNIAIPSIRTTLDASFGEAELTVATYALAFSAGMITGGRLGDIYGQRRVFMAAFGAFTLTSFICGVAPNIEILIVGRLLQGASAAMLSPQVFALVRMSFADGGERRAAFGAMGVAIGLANVAGLVLGGVLIQADLFGLAWRTVFLVNLPIGIVAIFLTPLVLADVRSGERKRLDLTGVALSTLAMLLLMLPLVEGPERGWAGWPVAMLAASPVAFVGFYLHQRWKSRHGLSPLLETDLFGDRAFNIGALLILFFWGSTTPFSFSYVLLMQTGYGHSPLATAGSLAILGGAFGIVSPIASRLTSFGVRRIMMAGVLVDLVGMLLTLVLCWTVDPLPAPWLLPSLLLVGIGMGLFMTPILNAVMSGIHDRHVGSAAGVLTTMQRGGNALGVAALEVPFFLTLSGAGSRGLSQTASYVQAFGAVAFWNVLMLLAVVGLLLLLPDRTSGPS
- a CDS encoding zinc-dependent alcohol dehydrogenase family protein, whose product is MSRTIKFAKAGGPEVLEFIEMEVPAPGPHEVRIKVKAIGINRAESMWRNDKYVESPIFPAGLGYDCAGVVDAAGKDVADFAVGDSVSTIPAFSLNRYFTYGEVILAPDHAIVKHPASLSFVEAASVWMMFITAYGALVFDAHVKTGDFVIIPAASSSVGLAAIQIANQAGATPIALTRTSDKKKRLHEAGAAHVVATREQDMVAEVMRITNGHGARVAFDPVGGADLAKLIAALTNEGIVYIYGALSEDDTPIPVLEMIRKMTIVKGYSIRLVTGDEARRKAAVDYVTRGLASGALKPVIDRIFKFDDMVEVHRYLENSGQFGKIVVTL
- a CDS encoding DUF1330 domain-containing protein: MPKGYFFVEIEITDPAAYEAYRTSVPGIIAAHGGRILVRGEDAQPLDGVIPQRRRVIVEFDSPEAVKNFYHSDAYQAVQPIRLKASKGFVCLLTGTEQILHLSGHLL
- a CDS encoding glutathione S-transferase family protein, with translation MSDMLKLYHAINSPNSRRVRIFLAEKGLKPTLISVDLGAGEQHSEAYRAINPRLVVPALVLEDGTTIVEVPAIMRYLDEAFPDTPLLGATSKDKGLVVMWERFAELEGFAAVMEGVRNKMERLKGRAIAGPHGYEQIPGLVDRSVLRVQNFLADLNARLEQVPFVAGERFSAADITALVTIDFAKALDVSIPEGHRALTRWKDVVSSRSSMSA